The following are encoded together in the Peromyscus leucopus breed LL Stock chromosome 1, UCI_PerLeu_2.1, whole genome shotgun sequence genome:
- the LOC114687524 gene encoding olfactory receptor 49-like — MIEEANKFQTLITPAFPRPTHFTKTHTDSPQLSQMEVSAPIPTVNRSSVLEFVLLGVTDKRGLQLLLFGVLLVTYTLTLLGNLLIVALTLADRRLHTPMYFFLRHFSLLEVGFTSTVSPQMLAHLLAARGAISRHRCFAQMILYFTLGAVEALLLAVMSTDRFLAICRPLRYPALMTPRVCSSLVLACWAVTLLALPGLFAWMLSLPFCGPRVLNHFFCDSSPLLELVCADTRLLQLVAFLVAVCTLLIATLITALSYGCIISTILRLPAAGARSKAFSTCSSHILVVSMSYGSCIIMYLNPTQTGRLDLNKGIAFFNTTVSPLLNPFIYCLRNQLVHTVCRDLLLRSRELSSKIFRA, encoded by the exons ATGATAGAGGAGGCTAATAAatttcag ACACTGATTACCCCTGCATTTCCGAGACCCACACATTTCACTAAGACCCACACGGACTCCCCGCAGCTTTCACAGATGGAGGTCTCTGCGCCCATCCCCACGGTCAACCgctcctcagtgctggagttcGTGCTTCTGGGGGTCACTGACAAGCGCGggctccagctcctcctcttcGGGGTCCTTCTGGTCACCTACACGCTGACCTTGCTGGGCAATCTGCTCATCGTCGCCCTCACCTTGGCAGACCGTCGCCTGCACACCCCGATGTACTTCTTCCTGCGCCACTTCTCGCTGCTGGAGGTGGGTTTCACATCCACTGTGTCTCCGCAGATGCTGGCACACCTGTTGGCGGCGCGCGGGGCCATCTCCCGCCACCGCTGCTTTGCGCAGATGATTCTCTACTTCACCCTGGGCGCAGTGGAGGCCCTGCTGCTGGCCGTGATGTCCACCGACCGCTTTCTGGCCATCTGCCGGCCCCTGCGCTACCCCGCCCTCATGACGCCCCGCGTCTGCTCCTCCTTGGTGCTGGCCTGCTGGGCAGTCACcctcctggccctgcctgggCTCTTTGCCTGGATGTTATCTCTCCCTTTCTGTGGCCCGCGAGTCCTCAATCACTTCTTCTGCGACAGCTCCCCTTTGCTGGAGCTGGTGTGTGCAGACACCAGGCTTCTGCAGCTGGTGGCCTTCCTGGTGGCTGTGTGCACCCTGCTCATTGCTACATTGATCACAGCCTTGTCTTATGGCTGCATCATCAGCACCATCCTGCGCCTGCCTGCAGCTGGGGCTCGCAGTAAGGCCTTTTCTACCTGTTCTTCCCACATCCTGGTGGTGTCGATGAGCTATGGGAGCTGCATCATCATGTACCTGAACCCCACCCAGACAGGGAGGCTGGACCTCAACAAAGGAATAGCTTTCTTCAACACGACAGTGTCACCCCTGCTGAACCCTTTCATCTACTGCCTCAGGAACCAACTGGTCCACACGGTGTGCAGGGATTTGCTGCTCAGGAGTAGGGAGCTTTCTTCCAAGATATTC